The following are encoded in a window of Pseudalgibacter alginicilyticus genomic DNA:
- a CDS encoding iron-containing alcohol dehydrogenase family protein translates to MNYKNFPMVPRVIFGRGSFNQLSEILAPKRLNSHSPFIYLIDDVFKNNAWLTSRIYLAYDDRIIFISAKEEPKTSQVDELVEDIILSSKERPSGIIGIGGGTLLDLAKAVSIMITNEGEAKDYQGWDLVKNPAIYHVGIPTISGTGAEVSRTTVLTGPTRKLGINSDYTPFDQVFLDPELTKGVPNNQWFYTGMDCFIHCVESLNGTYLNAFSQSYGNMAYELCKDIFLDNNLTEEDTQDKLMMASWHGGMSIAYSQVGVAHAMSYGLAYVLGVKHGIGNCIVFDHLEEFYPEGVKLFKIMKTTHNITLPQGLCAGLSDKELDLMVNIALGLEPLWENAIGKHWKKTITKEKLKALYKKM, encoded by the coding sequence ATGAACTATAAAAACTTTCCAATGGTGCCAAGAGTTATTTTTGGCAGAGGTAGTTTCAATCAGTTAAGTGAAATTTTAGCCCCAAAACGACTTAACAGCCATTCACCATTTATTTATTTGATAGATGATGTATTTAAAAATAATGCATGGTTGACCTCAAGAATATATTTAGCTTATGATGATAGAATTATTTTTATTTCAGCAAAAGAAGAACCCAAAACATCTCAGGTAGACGAATTGGTAGAGGATATTATCTTAAGTTCTAAAGAGCGTCCTTCTGGAATTATAGGTATTGGAGGCGGTACGCTTTTAGACTTAGCCAAAGCTGTTTCAATCATGATTACCAATGAAGGCGAAGCTAAAGATTATCAAGGTTGGGATTTAGTAAAAAATCCTGCTATCTATCACGTTGGAATACCCACCATTTCAGGTACAGGGGCAGAAGTTTCACGAACAACCGTACTTACAGGACCCACCAGAAAATTGGGCATTAATTCAGATTACACTCCTTTTGATCAAGTTTTTTTAGATCCAGAATTGACTAAAGGTGTACCAAATAACCAATGGTTTTATACGGGAATGGATTGTTTTATTCATTGTGTAGAATCGCTAAATGGCACCTATTTAAATGCTTTTAGTCAAAGTTATGGCAACATGGCTTATGAGCTATGTAAAGATATTTTTTTAGACAATAATTTAACTGAAGAGGACACACAAGATAAACTTATGATGGCTTCCTGGCACGGTGGTATGAGTATTGCGTATTCTCAGGTGGGGGTAGCACACGCAATGAGTTATGGTTTGGCTTATGTTTTAGGCGTAAAACACGGAATAGGAAACTGTATTGTATTTGATCATTTAGAAGAGTTTTACCCAGAAGGTGTAAAGCTTTTCAAAATCATGAAAACAACACATAACATTACTTTACCTCAAGGGCTTTGTGCAGGTTTAAGTGATAAAGAGTTGGACCTGATGGTAAACATAGCTTTAGGCTTAGAACCTCTATGGGAAAATGCTATTGGGAAACACTGGAAAAAAACCATTACAAAGGAAAAACTGAAAGCGCTTTATAAAAAAATGTAA
- a CDS encoding 1-acyl-sn-glycerol-3-phosphate acyltransferase, whose product MRWVATFIYFKLLRWRIVGNTNFSKDTVKKAVIIAVPHTSWHDFYIGVLLRAIVQVKTNFIGKKELFVFPIGWFFRWLGGAPVDRFNNENKVQAIAKLFDNEEEFRLTLAPEGTRRKVEKWRTGFYYIAKEAKVPIIMFTLDFKNRQNKISEPFYPTDNVEADFKYLYKFFEGVKGKIEKYS is encoded by the coding sequence ATGCGCTGGGTAGCCACATTTATTTATTTTAAACTTTTAAGATGGCGCATTGTAGGCAATACCAATTTTTCAAAAGACACTGTTAAAAAAGCAGTAATTATAGCGGTACCCCATACAAGCTGGCATGATTTTTATATAGGCGTTTTATTAAGAGCCATTGTACAGGTTAAAACTAATTTTATAGGCAAAAAGGAATTATTTGTTTTTCCTATTGGTTGGTTTTTTCGCTGGTTAGGTGGTGCTCCCGTTGATAGGTTTAATAATGAAAATAAAGTTCAAGCTATTGCAAAATTGTTTGATAATGAGGAAGAATTTAGGTTGACACTGGCTCCAGAAGGGACTCGAAGAAAAGTAGAAAAGTGGCGCACAGGCTTTTATTATATAGCAAAAGAAGCTAAAGTTCCTATCATTATGTTTACATTGGATTTTAAAAACAGACAAAATAAAATTTCAGAACCATTTTATCCAACAGACAATGTAGAGGCAGATTTCAAATATTTGTATAAGTTTTTTGAAGGGGTGAAAGGAAAAATTGAAAAATATTCTTGA
- a CDS encoding zinc-dependent metalloprotease yields the protein MKTNKSYRIKIIYFLLIFTCFVTPKHLEAQKKNKKNKSNVEVAADKASDTKKTKSIKELVKASKKFEGLFSIYQDTITGTLQMIIPEESINNDYIYFSQITDGPMDAGRLVRGSYRGSKIFKIKKYFNKIEFITQNTSFYFDPNSTLSKSKDANTSEGNMASIKIEAYDKKTKAYLIKVDDLFLSETLSQIKPASSSGQPSSSFKLGSLNKDKSKIIAIKNYPENTDVNVEYVYTSPSVSNSGSNALADPRNVSIKIHHSFIAMPDNDYEIRLDDPRVGYFITKVDDKTSTSATPHRDLVHRWHLKKKDSSATLSEPVTPITWWIENSTPLEWRQTIKDAVLQWNVAFEKAGFKNAIVVKIQPDDADWDAGDIRYNVLRWTSSPKPPFGGYGPSFVNPKTGQILGADIMLEFAHFTNRVFYDRVYESTPHLEPYHHTASEFHDSATSYCTLGHQIQQDVMFAKTAAMVSESSDFEMERIKKESMTALIMHEVGHTLGLNHNMKASHLFSPEQLADADFIKGKCLTASVMDYAALNITRDRSKQGQYDDVAVGPYDIWAIQFGYTPFDLETDREALLNLSTNPELIFGNDADDMRSPGKAIDPRVMISDQSNNPIAYSIDRILLSTDLMKNAKEKFTKSGQSYQELRNVYNLLSAQKATAAGIISRYIGGVYVDRAMAGQEGATKPYTPVSLEDQKRAMAALNSYVFAPNAFDVPNDLYNYLAQQRRGFDFRSSPEDPKIHSQVLAAQKNVLNHLLHYNTLQRISDSELYGNEYSLSTFMTDLNQAIFKSDIYGNVNTFRQNLQLEYTTMLIDLLIGKQKDKFQHTAKSLALYNLKSIRTMAAATGNTISRAHKQHLRILIDNAIDEIK from the coding sequence ATGAAAACAAACAAATCTTATCGCATTAAAATTATTTATTTCTTACTAATTTTTACATGCTTTGTAACACCAAAACATTTAGAAGCTCAAAAAAAGAATAAAAAGAATAAAAGCAACGTTGAAGTTGCTGCTGATAAAGCATCAGACACTAAAAAAACAAAAAGTATAAAAGAGCTTGTAAAAGCTAGTAAAAAATTTGAAGGATTGTTTAGCATCTATCAAGATACTATAACGGGAACATTACAAATGATTATACCTGAAGAAAGTATAAATAATGACTATATTTATTTCAGTCAAATCACCGATGGCCCCATGGATGCTGGCAGGTTAGTTAGAGGCTCTTATAGGGGATCCAAAATTTTTAAGATTAAAAAATATTTCAATAAAATTGAATTTATAACTCAAAATACATCATTTTATTTTGACCCCAATAGTACTTTGTCAAAATCTAAAGATGCTAATACCAGTGAAGGCAACATGGCTAGTATTAAAATTGAGGCTTATGATAAAAAAACAAAGGCATATTTAATTAAAGTAGATGATTTATTTTTAAGTGAAACACTATCACAAATTAAACCAGCTAGTAGCTCTGGTCAGCCGTCTTCTTCATTCAAATTAGGGTCTTTAAATAAGGATAAATCTAAAATTATAGCTATTAAAAACTACCCTGAAAATACCGATGTTAATGTGGAGTATGTTTACACCTCACCTTCTGTATCAAATAGTGGTTCCAATGCTCTGGCAGATCCTAGAAACGTGAGTATTAAAATACATCATAGTTTTATAGCCATGCCCGATAATGACTATGAAATTAGGTTAGATGACCCCAGAGTTGGATATTTTATAACTAAAGTAGATGATAAAACCTCTACCAGTGCCACTCCACATCGTGATTTAGTACACAGATGGCATTTAAAAAAGAAAGACTCCAGTGCCACACTTTCTGAACCTGTAACCCCTATTACTTGGTGGATAGAAAACTCAACCCCCTTAGAATGGCGCCAAACAATAAAAGATGCTGTTTTACAATGGAATGTTGCTTTTGAAAAAGCAGGATTTAAAAATGCCATAGTTGTGAAAATTCAGCCCGATGATGCTGATTGGGATGCTGGTGACATTCGATATAATGTATTGCGTTGGACTTCATCTCCTAAACCTCCTTTTGGTGGTTATGGACCGAGTTTTGTAAATCCTAAAACGGGGCAGATTTTAGGGGCTGATATTATGCTTGAATTTGCTCATTTTACCAATAGAGTGTTTTATGATAGAGTGTATGAATCTACTCCTCATTTAGAACCCTATCATCATACGGCATCTGAATTTCATGATTCCGCAACCAGCTATTGTACCTTAGGGCATCAAATACAACAAGATGTTATGTTTGCTAAAACCGCAGCCATGGTATCTGAATCTTCAGATTTTGAAATGGAGCGTATTAAAAAAGAATCTATGACCGCTTTAATCATGCATGAAGTTGGACACACTTTAGGATTAAACCATAATATGAAAGCCAGTCATTTATTTTCACCTGAGCAATTGGCAGATGCTGATTTTATAAAAGGTAAATGTTTAACGGCTTCTGTAATGGATTATGCTGCTTTAAATATAACGAGAGATAGAAGCAAACAAGGACAGTATGATGATGTAGCTGTAGGGCCTTATGATATCTGGGCCATCCAATTTGGATACACGCCTTTTGATTTAGAAACTGACCGTGAGGCCTTATTAAACCTGTCAACCAATCCCGAATTGATATTTGGTAATGATGCTGATGATATGCGATCTCCAGGAAAAGCCATTGATCCTCGTGTTATGATTAGTGACCAATCAAACAACCCGATTGCTTATTCTATAGATCGTATTTTATTGTCAACTGATTTAATGAAAAATGCGAAAGAAAAATTCACGAAAAGCGGACAGTCCTACCAAGAATTGCGTAATGTTTACAACTTATTAAGCGCTCAAAAAGCTACAGCAGCCGGAATTATTTCTAGATATATAGGAGGGGTTTATGTAGATAGAGCTATGGCTGGTCAAGAAGGAGCTACCAAACCTTACACTCCTGTAAGCTTAGAAGACCAGAAAAGAGCTATGGCCGCCCTTAATTCATATGTTTTTGCTCCAAACGCCTTTGATGTTCCTAATGATTTATACAATTATTTAGCTCAACAAAGAAGAGGCTTTGACTTTAGATCATCGCCTGAAGACCCTAAAATACATAGTCAAGTATTAGCTGCTCAAAAAAATGTACTAAATCATTTACTGCATTATAATACACTCCAGCGTATTTCTGATTCTGAGTTATATGGTAATGAATATTCGTTATCAACCTTTATGACGGATTTAAACCAAGCTATTTTTAAATCTGATATTTATGGCAATGTAAATACTTTTAGGCAAAACCTTCAATTAGAATATACTACCATGCTCATAGATTTATTAATAGGAAAACAAAAAGATAAATTTCAACACACGGCAAAATCTTTAGCATTATATAATTTAAAATCTATAAGAACGATGGCCGCTGCTACAGGAAATACCATTTCTAGAGCACATAAACAACATTTAAGAATACTTATTGATAATGCCATTGATGAGATTAAGTAA
- a CDS encoding NYN domain-containing protein, with amino-acid sequence MIKDLKIAVLIDGDNIPSKYVTEMMEEITKYGSPTIKRIYGDWTKPHLSKWKNILLENAITPIQQYGYTTGKNATDSAMIIDAMDILYSNKVDAFCLASSDSDFTKLATRLREAGLKVYGIGEKKTPDPFIVACDKFIYLEILKSNTDETQIGGKSTKSNLDNLTPKVIRMLKNSVSDAADEDGWAFLGDVGSLILKKQPNFDSRNFGFEKLTPLFKSLNQFETEQRDQSNGRFKLIYVRNK; translated from the coding sequence ATGATAAAAGACCTAAAAATAGCTGTTTTAATTGATGGCGATAATATTCCTTCTAAGTATGTAACTGAAATGATGGAAGAGATTACAAAATATGGTTCGCCAACCATAAAACGTATATATGGAGATTGGACAAAACCCCATTTATCTAAATGGAAAAATATTTTGCTTGAAAATGCCATCACACCCATACAGCAATATGGATATACCACTGGAAAAAATGCTACAGATTCAGCAATGATTATTGACGCTATGGATATTTTATATTCTAATAAGGTAGATGCGTTTTGCTTAGCATCATCTGATAGTGATTTTACAAAGTTAGCAACACGCCTAAGAGAAGCAGGTTTAAAAGTATATGGTATTGGAGAAAAGAAAACCCCTGATCCGTTTATTGTTGCTTGTGATAAATTTATCTATTTAGAAATTTTAAAATCCAATACAGACGAAACTCAAATTGGAGGAAAATCAACTAAATCTAATTTAGATAATTTAACCCCTAAAGTGATAAGAATGCTTAAAAATTCAGTGTCTGATGCTGCTGATGAAGATGGATGGGCATTTTTAGGAGATGTAGGATCGCTAATACTTAAAAAACAACCCAATTTTGACTCTCGTAATTTTGGGTTTGAAAAATTAACGCCATTATTTAAATCTTTAAACCAATTTGAAACAGAACAACGAGACCAAAGTAATGGTCGATTTAAACTGATTTATGTTCGCAATAAATAA
- a CDS encoding sigma-70 family RNA polymerase sigma factor, with amino-acid sequence MNTEIIHVWNDMNDRLANFVNSKVKDPDLTKDIVQDVFLKAFTKFDTLKNKEKLVSWIYQITRNEIVSHFRKLKFDISTEDIESVEYSNDSLTSELAHCISPFINSLPEKYKQAIIMADIENVPQKEIAKRLNISYSGAKSRVQRGRELLKSSYNQCCAISTDIYGNVMDYTAKNRKLSCE; translated from the coding sequence ATGAATACTGAAATTATACACGTTTGGAATGATATGAATGACCGATTGGCAAATTTTGTTAATAGCAAGGTTAAAGACCCTGATCTTACCAAAGATATTGTTCAAGACGTTTTTTTAAAAGCATTTACAAAGTTTGACACGCTAAAGAATAAAGAAAAATTAGTGTCTTGGATTTATCAGATTACACGTAATGAAATAGTTTCTCACTTCAGAAAATTAAAGTTTGATATCTCTACAGAGGATATTGAATCTGTTGAATATTCAAATGATTCACTCACTTCTGAATTAGCACATTGTATTAGTCCGTTTATAAATTCACTTCCTGAAAAATATAAACAAGCCATTATTATGGCAGATATTGAAAATGTTCCTCAAAAAGAAATAGCAAAACGCTTAAATATTTCGTATTCAGGTGCTAAATCAAGAGTACAACGCGGCAGAGAATTACTAAAATCTTCCTACAACCAATGTTGTGCTATATCTACAGATATTTATGGGAATGTTATGGATTATACAGCTAAAAACCGTAAGCTATCTTGTGAGTAA
- the arsM gene encoding arsenite methyltransferase produces the protein MSKKIIDHVKEAYTKVVNSGAGCGCGPTGSGLSTQDWSLNESYSQVAGYEADADYALGCGIPTNDAKIKEGDTVLDLGSGAGNDVFVARQIVGESGHVIGVDMTQAMIDKANENKQKLGYTNVDFVLGEIENLPLKDNCIDVSVSNCVLNLVPDKKKAYEEVYRVLKPGGHFNMSDIVLRGILPKGIMEAAEMYAGCISGALQQEDYIQAIKDAGFKNITITKERIINIPDDVLMSYVCCPEELEAFKASDNNIVSLGVYAEK, from the coding sequence ATGTCAAAAAAAATTATTGATCATGTTAAAGAAGCGTATACTAAAGTTGTTAATTCTGGAGCCGGTTGTGGTTGTGGTCCAACAGGTTCTGGTTTGTCAACCCAAGATTGGTCACTAAACGAAAGCTATTCTCAAGTAGCGGGTTATGAGGCTGATGCAGATTATGCATTAGGTTGTGGGATTCCAACAAACGATGCTAAAATAAAGGAAGGTGATACGGTTTTAGATTTAGGTTCTGGTGCAGGAAATGACGTTTTTGTTGCGCGCCAAATTGTTGGTGAATCAGGACATGTCATTGGAGTGGATATGACGCAAGCTATGATTGATAAAGCTAATGAAAATAAACAAAAATTAGGGTATACCAATGTAGATTTTGTTTTAGGTGAAATTGAAAACCTTCCATTAAAGGATAATTGTATTGATGTTTCAGTGAGCAATTGTGTCTTAAACTTGGTTCCAGATAAAAAGAAAGCCTATGAAGAAGTTTATCGAGTATTAAAACCAGGAGGACACTTTAACATGTCGGATATTGTATTAAGAGGCATTTTACCAAAAGGTATTATGGAAGCTGCCGAAATGTATGCAGGTTGTATTTCGGGAGCATTACAACAAGAAGACTATATACAAGCAATAAAAGATGCAGGCTTTAAAAATATTACTATTACTAAAGAACGCATTATTAATATACCAGATGATGTGTTAATGAGTTACGTATGCTGTCCTGAAGAATTAGAAGCATTCAAAGCAAGTGATAATAATATTGTTAGTCTTGGCGTGTATGCTGAAAAATAA
- a CDS encoding MalY/PatB family protein, which translates to MTQFDKIHTVEQNFSKSNPKHLKSMFGATDLMPLWVADMDFEIAKPIQEALQKLVIRNMYAYEFNTDEVFKAISDWNLKRHKLHLHPKLFVQVPSVLTGIGVLIRELSEKGDGILVQTPVYHQFFKVIESAERKVIHNKLKMVNGLYFMDFEDIERKFKTLNIKAVLLCNPHNPVGRVWSKDELQTLIDLANKYNITVISDEIHSEIVYSNSQFISMASLNKSENHITILGSPAKTFGMQSIANGYLYIADSEILNRVKHTVESLYLGHGSIYSANATIAAYTKGEEWLDALLVYLEKSMQWIENFIQNELPEVVFYKPEGTYQVWLDFTKLNLSDAALKHLVVMQAKLALAPGDWFESTHTQFMRMNIASPLSKIQQAFYQLKKAIEAGVDSTFIEEEIK; encoded by the coding sequence ATGACTCAATTTGATAAAATACACACCGTAGAGCAGAATTTTTCAAAAAGTAATCCTAAGCATTTAAAGAGCATGTTTGGAGCAACAGATTTAATGCCATTATGGGTAGCAGATATGGATTTTGAAATAGCAAAGCCTATTCAAGAAGCCTTACAAAAATTGGTCATTAGAAATATGTATGCTTATGAGTTTAATACAGATGAGGTTTTTAAAGCTATATCTGATTGGAATTTAAAACGCCATAAATTACACTTACATCCAAAATTGTTTGTTCAGGTTCCAAGTGTACTTACTGGTATAGGTGTGTTGATAAGAGAACTCTCTGAAAAAGGTGATGGTATATTAGTGCAAACACCTGTATATCATCAGTTTTTTAAGGTTATAGAATCTGCTGAACGAAAAGTGATTCACAATAAACTAAAAATGGTTAATGGTCTGTATTTCATGGATTTTGAAGATATAGAGCGCAAGTTTAAAACCCTAAATATTAAAGCTGTTTTACTTTGTAATCCACACAATCCTGTTGGTCGTGTTTGGTCTAAAGACGAATTGCAAACGCTAATAGACCTTGCCAATAAATACAACATTACTGTCATTAGCGATGAAATTCATTCAGAAATTGTCTATTCAAACTCACAGTTTATTAGCATGGCTTCATTAAATAAAAGTGAAAATCATATTACAATTTTAGGTTCACCAGCAAAAACCTTTGGTATGCAGAGTATTGCAAATGGGTATTTATATATTGCTGATAGTGAGATACTTAATCGAGTTAAGCACACTGTCGAATCGTTATATTTAGGTCACGGAAGTATTTATTCTGCTAATGCAACAATAGCGGCATATACAAAAGGGGAGGAGTGGTTGGATGCGTTGCTGGTATATCTTGAAAAGTCAATGCAGTGGATTGAAAATTTTATTCAAAATGAATTACCTGAAGTTGTATTTTACAAACCAGAAGGAACTTATCAAGTTTGGTTAGATTTTACTAAACTTAATCTATCGGATGCCGCTTTAAAACATTTGGTTGTGATGCAAGCAAAATTAGCTTTAGCACCCGGTGATTGGTTTGAAAGTACACACACACAGTTTATGCGTATGAATATAGCTTCTCCATTATCTAAAATTCAGCAAGCGTTTTATCAATTAAAAAAAGCAATAGAGGCTGGTGTTGATTCTACTTTTATTGAAGAAGAAATCAAATAG
- a CDS encoding DNA adenine methylase, translating into MKTAKPFLKWAGGKSQLINEIENSLPQDFKKKEFTFIEPFVGSGAVMFWMLNKYPNIKKAVINDINTDLTNTYITIRNNVREVIEQLDEWQSQYHQFINDSDARKEYYYKKRALFNTRESGNVEQSSLFIFLNRTCFNGLYRVNKSNGFNVPIGSYKTPLICDEENLLVVSKLLEKVEILNGDFEDTMFHVDKDTFFYFDPPYKPLSNTSSFNSYAKDEFNDNEQIRLRDFCEKLNTNEHYWMLSNSDVKGKNPNDNFFDDLYSNFNINRVQARRSINANPDKRGKLNELLITNYTTEAEYAKAI; encoded by the coding sequence TTGAAAACAGCAAAACCGTTTCTTAAATGGGCTGGTGGAAAAAGCCAACTTATTAATGAAATTGAAAACTCTTTACCACAAGATTTTAAGAAAAAAGAATTTACTTTCATTGAGCCTTTTGTAGGTAGTGGAGCAGTAATGTTTTGGATGCTTAATAAATATCCTAACATAAAAAAAGCTGTTATAAATGATATTAACACAGATCTTACAAATACATATATCACAATTAGAAATAATGTTCGAGAAGTAATTGAACAATTAGATGAATGGCAATCACAATATCATCAGTTTATAAATGATAGTGATGCGAGAAAGGAATATTATTATAAAAAAAGAGCTTTATTTAATACTCGTGAATCAGGTAATGTAGAACAATCTTCTTTATTCATCTTTTTGAACAGAACATGTTTTAATGGCTTATATAGAGTAAATAAATCAAATGGATTTAATGTTCCCATAGGGAGTTATAAAACACCTTTAATCTGTGATGAAGAAAATTTATTAGTAGTAAGTAAGTTATTGGAAAAAGTAGAAATATTAAATGGAGATTTTGAGGATACTATGTTTCATGTAGACAAGGACACTTTCTTTTATTTTGATCCACCATATAAGCCATTAAGTAATACTTCAAGTTTTAATTCATATGCAAAAGATGAGTTCAATGACAATGAACAAATACGTCTGCGAGACTTTTGTGAAAAGCTAAATACAAATGAACATTATTGGATGTTAAGTAATTCAGATGTTAAAGGGAAAAATCCAAACGATAATTTTTTTGATGATTTATACTCAAACTTTAATATTAATAGAGTTCAGGCTCGAAGAAGTATAAATGCAAATCCTGACAAAAGAGGAAAACTTAACGAATTATTGATAACTAATTATACTACAGAAGCTGAATATGCAAAAGCAATTTGA
- a CDS encoding type II restriction endonuclease: MQKQFDDFLNELSETNATLDYYTDFDKIITNVNKISLKLNQLNYLIGKDDLKTAISEVFNENPKAFEVLGILIAVRKKDKKKTIDLNGDVVLVQSYFNDANKVFEFIEETGLGGVFRNKNITNLVDYVFGVEVGLDSNARKNRGGSNMEKAVSKIFQKHNIFHKKEVYLTDYPEILSLGGDLKRVDFIIKTSVKTYLIEVNYYNGGGSKLNETARSYSDLAPKINQYDNFEFVWITDGRGWFSAKNKLQEAFNIIPSLYNLTSLDAFIKKVKEENPEVF, encoded by the coding sequence ATGCAAAAGCAATTTGATGATTTCTTAAACGAATTAAGCGAAACTAACGCTACTCTTGATTATTATACTGACTTTGATAAGATTATTACAAACGTTAATAAGATTTCATTAAAGTTAAATCAACTTAACTATTTGATAGGTAAAGATGATTTAAAAACTGCAATTAGTGAAGTTTTCAATGAAAACCCAAAAGCTTTTGAAGTTCTAGGAATACTTATAGCTGTAAGGAAAAAGGATAAGAAAAAAACAATTGATTTGAATGGAGATGTAGTTTTAGTTCAATCATATTTTAATGACGCAAATAAAGTTTTTGAATTTATAGAAGAAACGGGATTAGGAGGTGTTTTTAGAAATAAAAATATCACAAATTTAGTTGATTATGTTTTTGGTGTAGAAGTTGGTTTAGACAGCAATGCACGTAAGAATAGAGGTGGAAGTAATATGGAAAAAGCGGTTTCCAAAATATTTCAAAAACATAATATTTTTCATAAAAAAGAAGTTTATTTAACTGATTATCCTGAAATATTAAGTTTAGGAGGTGATTTAAAAAGAGTTGATTTTATAATTAAAACAAGTGTAAAAACATACCTGATAGAAGTAAATTATTATAATGGTGGAGGCTCTAAATTAAACGAGACTGCTAGATCATATTCTGATTTAGCTCCGAAAATAAATCAATATGATAACTTTGAATTTGTATGGATTACTGATGGTCGAGGTTGGTTCAGCGCAAAAAATAAATTACAAGAAGCATTTAATATTATACCAAGTTTATACAACCTTACTTCATTAGACGCATTCATCAAAAAAGTAAAAGAAGAAAACCCAGAAGTTTTCTGA
- a CDS encoding DNA-methyltransferase has product MAKLKPYYKSRDKNFYLLHGDTNQLMQKFDHKFDMIFADPPYFLSNNGLSIQSGEIVSVNKGKWDKSLGTEYINNFNREWLTLARDKMKDNGTIWISGTMHNIFSVGQILTELGFKILNVVTWQKSNPPPNFSCRYFTHSTEQIIWARKLPKVPHYFNYELMKELNGNKQMKDVWKLPAIAPWEKSCTKHPTQKPLSVLTRIILASTQPNAWILDPFAGSSTTGIAANMLGRRYLGIDMETEYLDISKARKKEILNPQTVELYKSKIRGFKDKKQLSLFLAEEPKTEYLQDLDLTIKS; this is encoded by the coding sequence ATGGCAAAGCTTAAACCATATTATAAGTCTAGAGATAAAAATTTTTATCTGCTACATGGAGATACAAATCAACTTATGCAAAAGTTTGACCATAAGTTTGATATGATATTTGCCGATCCACCATACTTTTTGTCTAATAATGGTTTATCAATACAAAGTGGTGAAATTGTTTCTGTTAATAAGGGTAAATGGGACAAATCTTTAGGAACAGAGTATATAAACAACTTTAACAGAGAATGGTTAACATTAGCTCGTGATAAGATGAAAGATAATGGTACCATTTGGATAAGTGGTACAATGCATAATATTTTTAGTGTAGGTCAAATTTTAACAGAATTAGGCTTCAAAATATTGAACGTGGTTACTTGGCAAAAGTCAAATCCTCCACCTAATTTTTCATGTAGATATTTTACACATTCAACCGAGCAAATTATTTGGGCTAGAAAACTTCCAAAAGTTCCTCATTATTTTAATTATGAATTAATGAAAGAACTTAACGGAAACAAGCAAATGAAAGATGTTTGGAAATTACCAGCTATTGCTCCTTGGGAAAAAAGTTGTACAAAACATCCAACTCAAAAACCTCTATCTGTTTTAACTCGAATTATTTTAGCATCTACACAACCAAATGCATGGATACTAGATCCTTTTGCAGGTAGTAGTACTACAGGAATAGCAGCAAATATGCTAGGTAGAAGGTATCTTGGTATTGATATGGAAACAGAATATTTAGATATAAGTAAAGCAAGAAAAAAAGAAATTTTAAATCCTCAAACTGTTGAACTATATAAATCAAAAATCAGAGGATTTAAAGATAAAAAGCAATTAAGTTTATTTTTAGCTGAAGAGCCAAAAACTGAATATCTACAAGATTTAGATTTAACTATTAAAAGTTAA